One part of the Glycine max cultivar Williams 82 chromosome 14, Glycine_max_v4.0, whole genome shotgun sequence genome encodes these proteins:
- the LOC100776777 gene encoding acetyl-CoA acetyltransferase, cytosolic 1 encodes MAPVAAASSDSIKPRDVCIVGVARTPMGGFLGTLSSLSATKLGSIAIEAALKRANVDPSLVEEVFFGNVLSANLGQAPARQAALGAGISNSVICTTVNKVCASGMKAAMLAAQSIQLGTNDVVVAGGMESMSNVPKYLAEARKGSRLGHDSLVDGMLKDGLWDVYKDVGMGVCAELCADNHALTRDDQDNYAIQSFERGIAAQESGAFSWEIAPVEVSGGRGRPSTVVDKDEGLGKFDAAKLRKLRPSFKETGGSVTAGNASSISDGAAALVLVSGEKALKLGLQVIAKITGYADAAQEPELFTTAPSLAIPKAIAKAGLETSQIDFYEINEAFAVVALANQKLLGLNSEKVNVHGGAVALGHPLGCSGARILVTLLGVLKQKNGKYGVGGICNGGGGASALVVELQ; translated from the exons ATGGCTCCAGTAGCAGCAGCATCTTCAGATTCAATCAAGCCAAGAG ATGTTTGCATCGTTGGTGTTGCACGTACACCAATGGGTGGATTTCTTGGTACTCTGTCATCTCTATCTGCCACCAAGCTAGGCTCTATAGCTATTGAAG CTGCTCTTAAAAGGGCCAATGTTGATCCATCCCTTGTGGAAGAAGTATTTTTTGGGAATGTTCTTAGTGCTAATTTGGGGCAAGCTCCTGCAAGACAAGCTGCTCTTGGAGCAGGAATATCCAATTCAGTTATCTGCACTACCGTTAACAAAGTTTGTGCATCAGGAATGAAAG CTGCAATGCTTGCTGCACAGAGTATTCAATTAGGCACAAATGATGTTGTTGTGGCTGGTGGTATGGAAAGCATGTCTAATGTACCCAAGTACCTGGCTGAAGCAAG GAAAGGATCACGCCTTGGACATGATTCACTTGTTGATGGGATGTTGAAAGATGGTTTGTGGGATGTCTATAAGGATGTTGGCATGGGAGTGTGTGCTGAGCTATGTGCAGATAACCATGCATTAACAAGAGACGACCAG GATAACTATGCAATTCAGAGTTTTGAACGTGGAATTGCTGCCCAAGAAAGTGGTGCCTTTTCATGGGAAATTGCTCCAGTTGAAGTCTCTGGTGGAAGAGGAAGACCATCAACAGTTGTTGATAAGGATGAAGGCCTAGGAAAG TTTGATGCTGCCAAGTTACGCAAACTTCggccaagtttcaaggagactGGAGGTTCTGTTACAGCTGGCAATGCTTCCAGCATAAG TGATGGTGCTGCTGCACTAGTTTTGGTGAGTGGAGAGAAGGCACTGAAGCTTGGGCTTCAAGTTATTGCAAAAATCACTGGATATGCTGATGCTGCTCAg GAACCAGAGTTATTTACAACGGCTCCATCCCTTGCCATTCCCAAAGCTATTGCCAAGGCGGGGTTGGAGACTTcacaaattgatttttatgaaattaatgaaGCCTTTGCG GTTGTGGCTCTCGCAAATCAGAAACTTCTTGGACTTAACTCG GAAAAAGTAAACGTACATGGTGGAGCTGTTGCACTGGGTCATCCTCTTGGTTGCAGTGGTGCTCGCATTCTGGTGACACTTTTGGGG GTACTGAAGCAGAAGAATGGGAAGTACGGAGTTGGTGGCATTTGCAATGGAGGAGGTGGTGCATCTGCCCTTGTTGTTGAGCTTCAGTAA
- the LOC100790120 gene encoding mitochondrial import inner membrane translocase subunit TIM10 has product MASNISPAAFDKEQIFGMAEKEMEYRVELFNKMTQTCFKKCVDNRYKESELNMGENSCIDRCVSKYWHVTNLVGQLLGSGRSPM; this is encoded by the exons ATGGCTTCCAACATCTCGCCCGCTGCCTTTGATAAAGAACAG ATATTTGGAATGGCTGAAAAGGAGATGGAATATAGGGTTGAATTATTCAACAA GATGACCCAGACCTGTTTCAAGAAGTGTGTTGACAATAG GTACAAGGAGTCTGAGCTAAATATGGGTGAAAATAGTTGCATTGACCGCTGTGTTTCAAAATACTGGCAT gtGACTAATCTAGTTGGTCAGCTGCTTGGTTCTGGGAGGTCTCCAATGTAA
- the LOC100807423 gene encoding uncharacterized protein, translating into MGMVVVISLPFIIFCLVLGFGCYFFGRARGRREVQTNPQVYGMPAPPPTACASHPHSKPDNTDNV; encoded by the coding sequence ATGGGGATGGTTGTGGtgatttctcttcctttcatAATCTTCTGCTTAGTTCTTGGTTTTGGATGTTACTTCTTTGGAAGAGCCAGAGGAAGGAGAGAGGTTCAAACCAACCCACAAGTTTATGGGATGCCAGCTCCACCCCCAACTGCATGTGCTTCACATCCCCACTCCAAGCCAGACAACACTGATAATGTTTGA
- the LOC100775345 gene encoding transmembrane emp24 domain-containing protein p24beta2 gives MRLSLRHALVFALIGALWNLQRAEGIRFVIDRDECFSHDVKYEGDTVHVSFVVIKADSPWHYGDEGVDLVVKGPSGEQIQDFRDKTSEKFDFVAHKSGVHKFCFTNKSPYHETVDFDVHVGHFSYFEQHAKDEHFTPLLEQIGKLEEALYNIQFEQHWLEAQTDRQAIVNDAMSRRAVHKAIFESAALIGASALQVYLLQRLFERKLGTSRV, from the exons ATGAGGTTATCATTGAGGCATGCTTTGGTGTTTGCGTTAATTGGGGCGTTGTGGAACTTGCAGAGGGCAGAGGGTATCCGATTTGTGATAGACAGAGACGAGTGTTTCTCCCATGACGTAAAGTACGAGGGTGACACTGTTCATGTCTCTTTCGTTGTTATTAAGGCTGATTCTCCCTGGCATTACGGCGACGAAGGTGTCGATCTCGTG GTAAAGGGACCTTCTGGCGAGCAAATACAAGATTTTCGGGACAAGACCAGTGAGAAGTTCGATTTTGTGGCTCACAAATCCGGGGTCCATAAATTCTGCTTCACCAACAAGTCTCCTTATCATGAAACTGTTGATTTTGATGTACATGTTGGTCACTTCTCTTACTTTGAGCAACATGCAAAAGATG AGCATTTCACCCCTTTGCTGGAGCAGATTGGGAAGTTGGAGGAAGCTCTATACAACATTCAGTTTGAACAGCATTGGTTAGAGGCTCAGACTGACCGCCAAGCAATAG TGAACGATGCAATGAGCAGAAGAGCAGTACACAAGGCAATTTTTGAATCAGCAGCACTGATTGGGGCTAGTGCGCTGCAAGTCTACCTTCTGCAGCGATTGTTTGAACGAAAGTTGGGTACCTCGAGAGTTTAG
- the LOC100804947 gene encoding TBC1 domain family member 2B: MYGTKSKIDLAFEYQSQVAVLRPSIHSRRANLTVKFQDLYGFTVEGNVDDVNVLNEVREKVRQQGRVWWALEASKGANWYLHTTIGQGSALTSSLKFSALANAITLKKLIRKGIPPVLRPKIWFSLSGAAKKKSTVPDSYYDDLTKAVEGKVTPATRQIDHDLPRTFPGHPWLDTPEGHAALRRVLVAYSFRDSDVGYCQGLNYVAALLLLVMKTEEDAFWMLAVLLENVLVNDCYTNNLSGCHVEQRVFKDLLVKKCPRIATHLEALEFDVSLVTTEWFLCLFSKSLPSETTLRVWDVIFYEGAKVIFNVALAIFKMKEDELVITHHVGEVINILQITTHHLFDPDDLLTVAFDKIGSMTTNTISKQRKKQEPEVMKELDQRIRRLNSLRMEDK, encoded by the exons ATGTATGGAACCAAAAGCAAAATAGACCTTGCCTTTGAATACCAATCCCAAGTTGCAGTTTTGAGGCCCAGTATCCATTCCAGAAGAGCAAATCTGACTGTGAAATTCCAAGACCTTTATGGGTTCACTGTGGAAGGGAATGTGGATGATGTGAATGTGTTGAATGAGGTAAGGGAGAAGGTGAGGCAACAGGGAAGGGTTTGGTGGGCATTGGAGGCCAGCAAAGGGGCAAATTGGTATTTGCACACAACCATAGGGCAAGGCAGTGCCCTCACATCTTCATTGAAATTCTCAGCACTGGCTAATGCTATAACTTTGAAGAAGTTGATAAGGAAGGGGATACCCCCAGTTCTTAGGCCTAAGATTTGGTTTTCCTTGTCAGGGGCAGCCAAGAAAAAGTCCACTGTGCCTGACAGTTATTATGATGATTTGACCAAAGCAGTGGAAGGGAAGGTCACCCCTGCTACCCGGCAGATAGATCAT gatctacccAGAACCTTCCCTGGTCACCCATGGCTGGACACTCCTGAGGGACATGCTGCTCTCAGGCGTGTTCTTGTTGCCTATTCTTTTCGTGATTCTGATGTTGGGTATTGTCAG GGATTAAATTACGTTGCAGCATTGTTGTTGCTTGTCATGAAGACAGAAGAAGATGCATTTTGGATGCTTGCTGTCTTGTTGGAAAACGTCCTGGTTAATGACTGTTACACAAACAACTTGTCGGGATGCCACGTGGAACAAAGAGTGTTTAAAGATTTACTTGTTAAAAAGTGTCCAAG GATTGCTACTCATTTGGAAGCTTTGGAATTTGATGTTTCCCTTGTTACCACTGAGTGGTTCCTTTGCCTCTTTTCAAAAAGCCTGCCTTCCGAG ACAACCCTTCGTGTGTGGGATGTTATCTTCTATGAGGGTGCTAAGGTTATATTTAACGTGGCCTTGGCAATCTTTAAG ATGAAGGAAGATGAATTAGTTATAACCCATCACGTTGGCGAAGTAATCAATATTCTGCAGATTACCACTCATCACCTATTTGATCCAGATGATCTATTGACA GTGGCATTTGATAAGATAGGTTCCATGACAACAAATACCATATCAAAGCAAAGGAAGAAGCAAGAGCCTGAAGTGATGAAGGAGCTTGATCAGAGGATCAGACGGCTAAATTCCCTTAGAATGGAGGACAAATAG